In one Lentimicrobiaceae bacterium genomic region, the following are encoded:
- a CDS encoding cation:proton antiporter, with the protein MLHLPVLIVDLALILGAAAIVTLLFRKLKQPVVLGYIIAGLLVGPNFKLFPTIVEIESIRTWADIGVIFLLFGLGLEFSFKKLIKVGAVAVITALTEVTLTMFLGYNVGKMLGWNAMDSLFLGGILAIASTTIIIRTFDELGVKNQKFTGIVTGVLVIEDLVAVLLMVLLSTVAVSKTFAGGEMVMSVLKLAFFLVLWFVSGIFFLPTLFIKIRSFMNEETLLIISLALCFLMVVLATYAGFSPALGAFIMGSILAETTKAEKIEHLTKSVKNLFGAIFFVSVGMLLDPQMLVQHAIPIVAATLVLFLGKPLFVTMGVLAAGQPLKIAVQSGMSLSQIGELSFIIATLGLTLNVTSNFLYPVAVAVSVLTTFTTPYMIRFSEPVYKRIESILPPKWKNLLVTYSVGAQNMAEISEWKKMLRFYFINVVVFSVVIITIILLSTQYLAPLFASYGWSQIITVTVTLAVLSPFLWALAFRRTQRQAYANVWLKTYHRGPLLVLLTSRVALAVFYIGFLFDRLFSPWIALIGIIVSCIILLLFSKKIKTFYGKIEMRFLTNLNEREVEKKEILAPWDTHIATFELNALSPYIGKLLLESKIREEFGVNIAVIERGDFVINVPGRDEYLFPNDKLSVIGTDEQLEKFKKHLESSMNESQIVNTKQKVSLHHFTVGKHSPLAGKNIRESRIRELTKGLVVGVERNGIRLLNPESDLVFETGDKVWIVGNEKRIQVLTKELYLSDS; encoded by the coding sequence ATGTTACATCTACCTGTACTTATAGTTGATTTGGCACTTATACTGGGTGCTGCTGCCATTGTAACACTGCTTTTTAGAAAATTAAAGCAGCCGGTGGTATTAGGGTATATAATTGCAGGGCTTTTAGTGGGACCCAACTTTAAATTGTTTCCTACCATTGTTGAAATCGAAAGTATCAGAACTTGGGCAGACATTGGTGTGATATTTCTGTTATTTGGGCTTGGGCTTGAATTTAGTTTTAAAAAATTAATTAAGGTTGGCGCAGTAGCCGTTATAACAGCTTTAACCGAGGTAACATTAACCATGTTCTTAGGCTACAATGTGGGGAAAATGTTAGGATGGAATGCCATGGACAGTCTGTTCTTAGGGGGAATCCTCGCTATTGCATCAACCACAATTATAATACGGACTTTTGATGAATTAGGTGTAAAGAATCAAAAATTTACAGGCATTGTAACAGGAGTATTGGTTATTGAAGATCTGGTAGCTGTTTTACTGATGGTATTACTGTCCACAGTGGCTGTTAGTAAAACATTTGCCGGAGGCGAAATGGTTATGTCGGTTTTAAAACTGGCTTTCTTTTTAGTCTTGTGGTTTGTGTCCGGAATATTTTTCCTACCAACACTTTTTATAAAAATCCGTTCATTTATGAACGAAGAAACATTGCTGATTATATCACTGGCATTATGTTTTTTAATGGTAGTGCTGGCAACATACGCCGGTTTTTCTCCTGCACTCGGTGCTTTTATTATGGGTTCTATCTTGGCAGAAACAACCAAAGCAGAAAAGATAGAACACCTTACCAAATCGGTGAAAAACCTTTTCGGGGCAATTTTCTTCGTATCGGTAGGCATGTTACTGGATCCGCAAATGCTGGTACAACATGCCATACCCATTGTGGCAGCTACATTGGTATTGTTTCTTGGTAAACCACTTTTTGTAACTATGGGCGTGTTGGCTGCCGGGCAACCTCTCAAAATAGCGGTACAATCAGGTATGAGCCTTTCACAGATTGGTGAGCTTTCTTTTATCATTGCAACCCTGGGTCTTACTTTAAACGTAACCAGCAATTTTCTATACCCGGTGGCTGTTGCCGTTTCGGTGTTAACTACATTTACTACGCCGTATATGATACGTTTTTCCGAACCTGTTTATAAACGTATAGAAAGCATCCTGCCCCCAAAATGGAAAAATTTATTAGTTACCTATAGTGTTGGTGCTCAAAACATGGCAGAGATAAGTGAATGGAAAAAAATGCTGCGTTTCTACTTTATTAATGTGGTAGTATTTTCTGTAGTCATTATTACAATTATTTTATTAAGCACACAATATCTTGCACCCTTATTCGCAAGTTACGGGTGGAGCCAGATAATTACAGTAACTGTAACTCTTGCCGTTCTGTCCCCCTTTTTATGGGCACTCGCTTTTCGCAGAACCCAACGCCAGGCATATGCCAATGTGTGGTTAAAAACGTATCACCGTGGCCCTTTACTTGTTTTACTGACGTCCAGAGTTGCATTAGCTGTTTTCTATATCGGGTTCTTATTCGATCGTTTGTTTTCGCCATGGATTGCTCTTATAGGTATTATCGTTTCCTGTATTATTCTTTTATTATTTTCAAAAAAAATAAAAACATTTTATGGAAAAATTGAAATGCGATTTTTAACTAACCTTAATGAACGTGAAGTTGAAAAGAAAGAAATATTAGCCCCATGGGATACGCATATTGCTACATTTGAATTAAATGCATTATCACCATACATTGGGAAATTATTATTGGAATCAAAAATAAGGGAAGAATTCGGAGTAAATATTGCAGTGATTGAACGTGGAGATTTCGTGATTAATGTTCCCGGGCGCGACGAGTACCTGTTTCCTAACGATAAACTTTCGGTAATAGGAACGGATGAACAACTCGAAAAGTTTAAAAAACACCTTGAGTCGTCTATGAATGAATCACAGATAGTAAACACAAAGCAAAAAGTATCGCTCCATCATTTTACTGTAGGTAAGCATTCACCACTTGCCGGGAAAAATATTCGTGAATCGCGTATTCGTGAACTAACCAAAGGTTTGGTAGTCGGTGTAGAAAGAAACGGGATACGTCTCCTGAACCCAGAATCGGATCTTGTATTTGAAACGGGTGATAAAGTATGGATAGTAGGAAACGAAAAACGAATACAAGTTTTAACCAAAGAATTATATTTAAGTGATAGCTAA